In Streptomyces sp. NBC_01707, a genomic segment contains:
- a CDS encoding helix-turn-helix transcriptional regulator, with protein sequence MTATSATAASGTAAPGTGARVLAHPAREEIRIEAVLHALSDPMRLRVVRELAAAESELTCSRIQLPVSKSTTTHHFRVLRESGIISQTYRGTAKMNGLRRDDLDALFPGLLDTVLAAVTRQGDRLGEG encoded by the coding sequence GTGACCGCGACCAGCGCCACTGCCGCGAGTGGCACCGCCGCCCCGGGCACCGGTGCCCGCGTGCTGGCCCACCCGGCACGTGAGGAGATCCGCATCGAGGCGGTGCTCCATGCGCTCTCCGACCCGATGCGGCTGCGCGTGGTCCGCGAGCTGGCGGCCGCGGAGAGCGAGCTCACCTGCTCCCGTATCCAACTGCCGGTGTCCAAGTCCACGACCACGCACCACTTCCGGGTGCTGCGCGAGAGCGGCATCATCAGTCAGACCTACCGGGGCACCGCCAAGATGAACGGGCTGCGCCGCGACGACCTGGACGCACTCTTCCCTGGACTCCTCGACACCGTTCTCGCCGCCGTGACCCGGCAGGGGGACCGGCTCGGCGAAGGCTGA
- a CDS encoding FAD-dependent oxidoreductase — protein sequence MLRVAVVGSGPSGVYTAQCLVQQSRMPDVRVDVLDRLPCPYGLVRYGVAPDHEKIKSLQNSLRTVLEHERITFLGNVQVGGDGLPPDRLSELYHAVVYCVGAATDRGLGVPGEDLPGSHSATEFVSWYSAHPDSAADNFALRARSVVVIGVGNVAVDVARILARSAEDLRPTDVPHPTLGALAGSRVREVHMAGRRGPSQARFTTKELRELGGLPGARVVVDTAELALDPAYASAGAPADSPVPLPAVARRNIEVLRGWAEADVPAAGPDPVRTIHLRFFLRPVELLERDGRVAGVRFARTAPDGGGGIKDTGTYEEIDAQLVLRAVGYRGLPLPGLPFDPARGTVPHLAGRVLRDGVPSPGEYVAGWIKRGPTGVIGSNRSCAKETVASLLDDAPLLEGRPTAPDPVAAMRAWGLRPVEWEGWQSIERAEAALGRSLGRGPVKIPDWDGLLEAAHSGRR from the coding sequence GTGCTCCGTGTCGCCGTCGTCGGCTCCGGACCCAGCGGGGTCTACACCGCGCAGTGTCTGGTCCAGCAGTCCCGGATGCCCGACGTCCGGGTGGACGTGCTGGACAGGCTGCCCTGCCCGTACGGCCTCGTGCGTTACGGCGTCGCCCCCGACCACGAGAAGATCAAGTCGCTGCAGAACAGCCTGCGGACCGTCCTGGAGCACGAGCGGATCACCTTTCTCGGCAATGTCCAGGTGGGCGGGGACGGACTGCCACCCGATCGGCTGAGCGAGCTCTACCACGCGGTGGTCTACTGCGTCGGGGCGGCGACCGACCGCGGTCTCGGCGTTCCCGGCGAGGATCTGCCCGGTAGCCACTCGGCGACCGAGTTCGTCTCCTGGTACAGCGCGCACCCCGATTCGGCCGCGGACAACTTCGCTCTGCGGGCCCGTTCGGTCGTGGTGATCGGGGTCGGCAATGTGGCGGTCGACGTCGCGCGGATCCTCGCCCGCAGCGCCGAGGATCTACGGCCCACCGATGTCCCGCACCCGACGCTCGGTGCGCTGGCCGGCAGCCGGGTGCGCGAGGTGCACATGGCGGGCAGGCGCGGACCGTCCCAGGCCAGGTTCACCACCAAGGAGCTGCGCGAGCTGGGCGGGTTGCCGGGGGCGCGGGTCGTGGTGGACACGGCTGAGCTGGCCCTCGATCCGGCGTACGCCTCCGCCGGGGCGCCGGCGGATTCGCCGGTGCCGCTGCCGGCGGTGGCGCGGCGCAATATCGAGGTACTGCGTGGGTGGGCGGAAGCCGACGTCCCTGCCGCCGGGCCCGACCCGGTGCGCACGATCCACCTGCGGTTCTTCCTGCGCCCGGTCGAGCTCCTCGAACGGGACGGGCGGGTCGCCGGGGTGCGGTTCGCGCGTACCGCACCGGACGGCGGCGGAGGCATAAAGGACACCGGGACCTACGAGGAGATCGACGCCCAGCTCGTGCTGCGGGCCGTCGGTTACCGCGGGCTGCCGCTGCCCGGTCTGCCGTTCGATCCGGCCCGCGGCACCGTGCCTCATCTGGCGGGGCGGGTGCTGCGCGACGGGGTTCCGTCGCCCGGCGAGTACGTCGCGGGGTGGATCAAGCGGGGGCCGACCGGAGTGATCGGCTCGAACCGGTCGTGCGCGAAGGAGACGGTCGCGTCGCTGCTGGACGACGCACCACTGCTCGAGGGGCGTCCGACGGCCCCCGATCCGGTGGCCGCGATGCGGGCGTGGGGGCTGCGGCCCGTGGAGTGGGAGGGCTGGCAGTCGATCGAGCGGGCGGAAGCGGCACTGGGGCGGTCGCTCGGCCGTGGGCCGGTGAAGATCCCGGACTGGGATGGACTGCTGGAGGCCGCACACAGCGGCCGGCGCTGA
- a CDS encoding DUF305 domain-containing protein: protein MSLEAALLIYRQVAHVRRSLVVAAVAAAVLCLGACDAGSGDHDANARAGGGPSVVAPGKPGEPAQTLSAEDAAKATVDDTPNSADFRYVQLMIQHHAQALELTALVPSRSSSTPVKRLAERISAAQKPEIGAMEGWLKHNGGEKRAGGHDHAGMPGMATQAQLKQLRAAEGKAFDELFLKLMITHHQGAITMATEALSEGNNVLVEEMAGDVVAQQTVEIDRMRALST from the coding sequence ATATCGCTGGAGGCAGCCTTGTTGATATACCGTCAGGTTGCGCACGTGCGCAGATCCCTGGTCGTGGCCGCTGTCGCGGCCGCCGTGCTCTGTCTCGGCGCGTGCGATGCGGGCAGCGGGGATCACGACGCGAACGCACGGGCCGGCGGGGGCCCTTCGGTCGTGGCACCGGGCAAGCCGGGCGAGCCCGCGCAGACGCTGTCCGCCGAGGATGCGGCGAAGGCCACCGTCGACGACACTCCCAACTCGGCCGACTTCCGCTACGTGCAGCTGATGATCCAGCACCATGCCCAGGCCCTGGAGTTGACGGCGCTGGTGCCGTCCCGTTCCTCGTCCACCCCGGTCAAGCGGCTCGCCGAGCGCATCTCCGCCGCCCAGAAGCCGGAGATCGGTGCCATGGAAGGGTGGCTCAAACACAATGGCGGCGAGAAGCGCGCGGGTGGCCACGACCATGCCGGGATGCCCGGCATGGCGACGCAGGCGCAGCTGAAGCAGTTGCGCGCGGCCGAGGGCAAGGCCTTCGACGAACTCTTCCTGAAGCTCATGATCACCCACCACCAGGGAGCGATCACGATGGCGACCGAGGCCCTCTCGGAGGGGAACAACGTCCTGGTCGAGGAGATGGCGGGCGACGTCGTCGCTCAGCAGACGGTCGAGATCGACCGGATGCGCGCACTGTCCACCTGA
- a CDS encoding LVIVD repeat-containing protein gives MTSLHTTRVRRRRLGVAAAAAGLFATLLMAGPAAATPDPGDHPATGTGLSASQEAVAAAAIQDGEIPGVDEIVHSDNITPLANIPKDALKGLNTDLAFQGKYAFAGNYDGFRIFDISNPRSPKTVAQVLCPGSQNDVSVSGNLLFLSTDSSRSDNSCASTTQPATEKSSWEGMKIFDISDKRNPKYVAAVETACGSHTHTLVPERSSVYVYVSSYSPNETFPDCQPPHDGITVIKVPRKSPQTAAIVNFPVLFPDGGNPGAPTNPGVSKTTGCHDITVLPSKDLAAGACMGDGLLFSIKDPENPKIIDRVQDNVNFAFWHSATFNQKADKVVFTDELGGGGAATCNEEIGPKRGADGIYDIVGRGDHRKLVFRSYFKIDRPQAATEVCVAHNGSIIPVKGRDLMVQAWYQGGVSVWDFTNSSAPKEIAYFERGPVSLDAVTTAGPWSAYYYNGYIYSNDIAKGFDVLKLDDRRTDPAKRVRMPELNVQTQPDYFDH, from the coding sequence GTGACTTCGTTGCACACCACCCGAGTGCGGCGCAGACGTCTGGGTGTGGCGGCAGCCGCCGCCGGGCTCTTCGCCACTCTGCTGATGGCCGGACCAGCGGCCGCGACACCCGACCCCGGTGATCACCCAGCCACCGGTACCGGTCTCTCCGCGAGCCAGGAGGCTGTGGCCGCGGCCGCCATCCAGGACGGCGAGATACCCGGCGTGGACGAGATCGTCCACAGCGACAACATCACCCCGCTGGCGAACATCCCGAAGGACGCGCTCAAGGGCCTCAACACGGACCTGGCGTTCCAGGGGAAGTACGCCTTCGCCGGGAACTACGACGGCTTCCGGATTTTCGACATCAGCAACCCGAGGTCCCCGAAGACCGTCGCCCAGGTCCTCTGCCCCGGATCGCAGAACGACGTCTCGGTCTCCGGGAACCTGCTGTTCCTGTCCACCGACTCCTCGCGCAGCGACAACTCGTGCGCCAGCACCACCCAGCCCGCCACGGAGAAGTCCTCCTGGGAGGGCATGAAGATCTTCGACATCAGCGACAAGCGCAACCCGAAGTACGTCGCCGCCGTCGAGACCGCGTGCGGCTCGCACACCCACACGCTGGTTCCGGAGCGCAGCAGCGTGTACGTGTACGTGTCCTCGTACTCGCCGAACGAGACGTTCCCCGACTGTCAGCCGCCGCACGACGGGATCACCGTCATCAAGGTGCCGCGCAAGTCGCCCCAGACGGCCGCGATCGTGAACTTCCCGGTGCTCTTCCCGGACGGCGGTAACCCGGGCGCGCCCACCAACCCGGGAGTCTCCAAGACGACCGGCTGCCACGACATCACCGTGCTGCCTTCGAAGGACCTGGCCGCCGGCGCCTGCATGGGCGACGGCCTGCTGTTCTCCATCAAGGATCCGGAGAACCCGAAGATCATCGACCGGGTCCAGGACAATGTGAACTTCGCGTTCTGGCACTCGGCGACGTTCAACCAGAAGGCGGACAAGGTCGTCTTCACCGACGAGCTCGGCGGCGGTGGCGCCGCCACCTGCAACGAGGAGATCGGGCCGAAGCGCGGCGCCGACGGCATCTACGACATCGTCGGCCGGGGAGACCACCGCAAGCTGGTCTTCCGCAGCTACTTCAAGATCGACCGTCCGCAGGCCGCCACCGAGGTCTGTGTCGCCCACAACGGTTCGATCATCCCGGTCAAGGGCCGCGACCTGATGGTCCAGGCCTGGTACCAGGGCGGAGTCTCGGTATGGGACTTCACCAACTCCTCGGCGCCGAAGGAGATCGCGTACTTCGAGCGCGGCCCCGTCAGTCTGGACGCCGTCACCACGGCCGGCCCCTGGTCGGCGTACTACTACAACGGCTACATCTATTCCAACGACATCGCCAAGGGCTTCGACGTCCTGAAGCTCGACGATCGGCGGACCGACCCCGCGAAGCGGGTGCGGATGCCGGAGCTCAACGTGCAGACGCAGCCGGACTACTTCGACCACTGA
- a CDS encoding HAD family hydrolase: MVFKGALFDFSGTLFRVESVRSWLGAVLAERETTVTDEDFDRYVEGLTTAGALPGGPDPERVPEQLAEVWATRDKSAERHRAAYTGLARQIGLPDPGLYDALYDRHKSPAAWRPYPDAAEVLGALRTSGARIGVVSNIGWDLRPVFRAHGLDALVDAYVLSYEHGIQKPDPQLFHIACTLVGQDPTDVVMVGDSRHADGGAAALGCEVRFVDHLPVEQRPDGLRALGLVP, encoded by the coding sequence ATGGTGTTCAAGGGTGCGCTCTTCGACTTCTCCGGGACCCTCTTCCGCGTCGAATCGGTCCGGTCCTGGCTGGGCGCGGTCCTCGCCGAGCGGGAGACGACCGTGACCGATGAGGACTTCGACCGGTATGTGGAGGGGCTGACGACTGCCGGGGCGCTGCCGGGCGGCCCGGACCCCGAGCGCGTACCCGAACAGTTGGCCGAGGTGTGGGCCACCCGCGACAAGAGCGCGGAACGGCACCGGGCGGCGTACACCGGGCTGGCCCGCCAGATCGGCCTGCCGGATCCGGGGCTGTACGACGCGCTGTACGACCGGCACAAGTCACCGGCGGCGTGGCGCCCGTACCCGGATGCGGCCGAGGTGCTGGGGGCGCTGCGCACGAGCGGGGCCCGGATCGGCGTGGTCAGCAACATCGGCTGGGACCTGCGGCCGGTCTTCCGCGCCCACGGTCTGGACGCCCTCGTCGACGCCTACGTCCTGTCGTACGAGCACGGCATCCAGAAGCCGGACCCACAGCTTTTTCACATCGCCTGCACGCTTGTCGGACAGGACCCCACGGATGTGGTGATGGTCGGCGACAGCCGACACGCGGACGGTGGAGCGGCGGCACTCGGGTGCGAGGTGCGCTTCGTGGACCATCTGCCTGTGGAGCAACGGCCGGACGGACTGCGGGCGCTCGGATTGGTTCCATGA
- a CDS encoding phosphatase PAP2 family protein produces MHSPSPPLSPPDRAPATAPPLGTGIVCGSLALVLLMLVTVGWSPLMSLDRTVADSLHRRAVTEPGLVHANRILTDWVWDPWTMRALTAVAVVGLWLRGARMLAGWVAATSLLATLLQQGLKAAVGRERPRWPDPVDSAHYAAFPSGHAMTAVVTCGLLLWLLRRHGAGRRVWWAALTVAWVSVAGVGLTRLYLGVHWLTDVLGGWLLGAAVVAFSIAGFARYEERGRGGADGAALPRRP; encoded by the coding sequence ATGCACTCCCCCTCACCACCCCTTTCCCCGCCGGACCGCGCGCCCGCCACCGCGCCCCCTCTCGGCACGGGCATCGTCTGCGGATCCCTCGCCCTGGTGCTGTTGATGCTGGTCACCGTGGGCTGGTCCCCGTTGATGTCGCTGGACCGTACGGTCGCCGACTCACTGCACCGGCGGGCGGTGACCGAGCCCGGACTCGTCCACGCCAACCGGATCCTGACGGACTGGGTCTGGGATCCCTGGACGATGCGTGCCCTGACCGCCGTCGCCGTGGTGGGGCTGTGGTTGCGCGGCGCCCGGATGCTCGCGGGATGGGTGGCGGCGACGAGCCTGCTCGCCACCCTGCTGCAGCAAGGGCTGAAGGCCGCCGTGGGCAGGGAGCGGCCTCGGTGGCCGGACCCGGTGGACTCCGCCCATTACGCGGCGTTCCCGTCCGGACACGCCATGACCGCCGTGGTGACGTGCGGCCTGCTGCTGTGGCTGCTGCGCCGGCACGGCGCGGGGCGACGGGTGTGGTGGGCGGCGCTCACGGTGGCGTGGGTCTCGGTGGCCGGAGTGGGGCTCACCCGGCTCTACCTGGGGGTTCACTGGCTGACCGATGTGCTCGGCGGCTGGCTGCTCGGGGCGGCGGTGGTCGCGTTCTCGATCGCGGGGTTCGCACGGTACGAGGAGCGTGGGCGGGGCGGCGCAGACGGGGCGGCCTTGCCGCGTCGTCCCTGA
- a CDS encoding M56 family metallopeptidase, which produces MLVSLALLLLGALAAVVTPRLMARAEWPEREPVVALWVWQCVVAGVLLSFGLSMTFSAAAAWQAVRGQVFAPAPHAVVEAYALAAYGPWSAVIAVLLALGGVWSGAMLTREVRRARLRRRRRRAELLVRSPLMPGEEAGSGPLVVLEGERPDAWWLPGTAPQLVITTAALGRLKGRQLDAVLAHEQGHAQARHDWLLHCSAALATGFPQVPVFAAFRDEMHRLVELAADDVASRRFGRLTIALALVELNEDRGVFGPCPTPDAQLPLRVNRLLSPVERLTAGRRLRLTAAAALVPVVPLLVAFVPGLSALG; this is translated from the coding sequence ATGTTGGTCTCGCTTGCGCTGCTGCTGCTCGGTGCACTGGCCGCCGTCGTGACCCCGCGGCTGATGGCGCGGGCCGAATGGCCGGAGCGCGAGCCCGTCGTGGCGCTGTGGGTGTGGCAGTGCGTGGTGGCTGGGGTGCTGCTGTCCTTCGGGCTCTCCATGACCTTCAGCGCGGCCGCCGCCTGGCAGGCCGTACGCGGGCAGGTGTTCGCGCCTGCTCCCCATGCCGTGGTGGAGGCGTACGCGCTGGCCGCGTACGGGCCGTGGTCCGCCGTCATCGCCGTGCTGCTGGCGCTCGGCGGCGTCTGGAGCGGTGCGATGCTGACCCGGGAGGTCCGCCGGGCACGGCTGCGCCGCAGGAGGCGCCGGGCCGAACTGCTGGTCCGTTCCCCGTTGATGCCCGGCGAGGAGGCCGGCAGCGGCCCGCTCGTGGTGCTGGAGGGCGAACGCCCGGATGCCTGGTGGCTGCCGGGGACCGCACCCCAACTGGTCATCACCACCGCCGCACTTGGCCGACTGAAGGGCCGCCAACTGGATGCGGTGCTGGCTCATGAGCAGGGGCACGCCCAGGCACGGCACGACTGGCTGCTGCACTGTTCGGCGGCGCTGGCGACGGGCTTTCCGCAGGTTCCGGTGTTCGCCGCGTTCCGCGACGAGATGCACCGGCTCGTCGAACTGGCCGCCGACGACGTGGCTTCGCGGCGCTTCGGACGGCTGACTATCGCTCTGGCCCTGGTCGAACTGAACGAGGACCGGGGTGTGTTCGGCCCGTGCCCGACGCCGGACGCGCAACTGCCGCTGCGGGTGAACCGGCTGCTGTCCCCGGTGGAGCGACTCACCGCCGGACGCCGGCTGCGGCTGACCGCGGCAGCCGCCCTGGTGCCGGTGGTGCCGCTGCTGGTGGCCTTCGTGCCGGGACTCAGCGCACTGGGATAG
- a CDS encoding DUF5134 domain-containing protein gives MHGPAMSSWLLMALCGVTGAYCLLRMGNGTREERRTARAEALMGFGMAAMAVPAAVVTPPVWGWAVYVVLFGGAALRALWFARHKGHHLHHLVGSLAMVYMAVVMAAPGSGASAHGGRAGHGGHEMAQVAGGLPLLTGVLLVYYAAYVLRSGARLIPVAATVGVAGGPTGGAWGARPELALACRLTMGIAMFAMLLTL, from the coding sequence GTGCACGGACCGGCGATGTCCAGTTGGCTGCTGATGGCGTTGTGCGGGGTGACGGGTGCGTACTGCCTGCTGCGGATGGGCAACGGGACGCGGGAGGAGCGCAGAACGGCGCGCGCGGAGGCCCTGATGGGCTTCGGGATGGCGGCGATGGCGGTGCCCGCCGCGGTCGTCACGCCGCCCGTGTGGGGATGGGCGGTGTACGTGGTGCTGTTCGGCGGGGCCGCGTTGCGCGCCCTGTGGTTCGCCCGGCACAAGGGTCACCATCTGCACCATCTGGTCGGCTCGCTGGCGATGGTCTACATGGCGGTGGTGATGGCGGCGCCCGGCAGTGGCGCGTCGGCACACGGGGGTCGAGCCGGTCACGGTGGGCATGAGATGGCACAGGTCGCCGGGGGGCTGCCGCTGCTGACCGGGGTGCTGCTGGTCTACTACGCGGCCTATGTGCTGCGGTCCGGGGCGCGGCTGATACCCGTCGCCGCCACGGTGGGCGTGGCCGGCGGACCGACCGGGGGCGCATGGGGCGCACGGCCCGAGCTTGCGCTGGCCTGCCGGCTGACGATGGGGATCGCCATGTTCGCGATGCTGCTCACGTTATGA
- a CDS encoding VOC family protein, giving the protein MVHVLSSRVLLSPTDPERSRVFYGESLGLPVYREFGTGPERGTVYFLGGGFLEVSGRSAAPPSPALRLWVQVADVQAAYEELSARGVDVERPPVREPWGLVEMWISDPDGVRIAVVEVPADHPLRFRP; this is encoded by the coding sequence ATGGTGCATGTGCTGAGCAGCAGGGTCCTGTTGAGCCCGACGGATCCCGAGCGGTCACGGGTGTTCTACGGAGAGTCCCTCGGACTCCCGGTGTACCGGGAGTTCGGCACCGGTCCCGAGCGGGGCACGGTCTACTTTCTCGGCGGTGGCTTCCTGGAGGTCTCCGGGCGCTCCGCAGCGCCGCCCTCGCCCGCGCTGCGGCTGTGGGTCCAGGTCGCGGACGTCCAGGCGGCCTACGAGGAGCTGTCGGCCCGTGGCGTCGACGTGGAGCGGCCACCGGTGCGCGAGCCGTGGGGGCTCGTGGAGATGTGGATCTCCGATCCCGACGGCGTCCGGATCGCGGTCGTCGAGGTGCCGGCGGACCACCCGTTGCGCTTCCGGCCCTGA
- a CDS encoding GNAT family N-acetyltransferase, with protein MDTAPPRDSGQLTFRDATDADVPALVTLIESAYRGDSSRAGWTTEADILDGQRTDPDGVRQVVEAPGSRLLVVERDGEPIACCQLEHRGEAAYFGMFAVRPELQGGGLGKIIIAEAERTVRESWGATEMHMTVISVREELIAWYERRGYRRTGKLTPFPYGDERFGIPQRDDLAFELLIKDLNV; from the coding sequence ATGGACACCGCCCCGCCCCGTGACTCGGGACAGCTGACCTTCCGCGACGCGACCGACGCCGATGTGCCCGCACTCGTGACGCTGATCGAGTCGGCGTACCGAGGGGACTCCAGCCGGGCCGGATGGACCACCGAGGCGGACATCCTGGACGGACAGCGGACCGACCCCGACGGGGTCCGTCAGGTCGTCGAAGCTCCCGGCAGCCGGTTGCTCGTGGTGGAACGGGATGGGGAACCGATCGCGTGCTGCCAGCTGGAACACCGTGGTGAGGCCGCCTACTTCGGGATGTTCGCGGTCCGTCCCGAGCTGCAGGGCGGCGGACTCGGCAAGATCATCATCGCCGAGGCCGAGCGCACCGTCCGGGAGAGCTGGGGCGCGACCGAGATGCACATGACCGTCATCTCGGTGCGCGAGGAGCTGATCGCCTGGTACGAACGCCGCGGCTATCGCCGTACGGGAAAGCTGACCCCGTTCCCGTACGGCGACGAACGCTTCGGCATCCCGCAGCGTGACGATCTCGCCTTCGAACTGCTGATCAAGGATCTGAACGTCTAG
- a CDS encoding glycerophosphodiester phosphodiesterase family protein, protein MTFLTIGHRGVMGVEPENTLRSFVHAERAGMDAIELDLHLSKDGALAVMHDAEVDRTTDGTGLIADKTLAELRELDAGQGERVPVFEEVLDAVRSPVQAEIKDVAAARALAEVMRRRDLVDRVEVLSFHDEAVAEIAQLVPGVRTALVASRWKSDVVDRAKAVGAATLVLNIRRLTLEVVEQAHAEGLKVIGWVVNTQDHLRLARGLGLDGATTDFPEIRRAGRFTA, encoded by the coding sequence TTGACTTTTCTCACCATCGGTCATCGCGGGGTGATGGGTGTCGAGCCGGAGAACACTCTGCGGTCGTTCGTCCACGCCGAACGGGCCGGGATGGACGCCATCGAGCTGGACCTTCACCTCAGCAAGGACGGCGCGCTCGCCGTCATGCACGACGCCGAAGTGGACCGTACGACCGACGGCACGGGCCTGATCGCCGACAAGACCCTCGCCGAGCTCCGTGAACTCGATGCCGGGCAGGGCGAGCGGGTGCCCGTCTTCGAGGAGGTGCTCGACGCCGTACGCTCCCCCGTGCAGGCGGAGATCAAGGACGTGGCGGCCGCCAGGGCGCTGGCCGAAGTGATGCGGCGGCGCGATCTCGTCGACCGGGTCGAGGTGCTGTCGTTCCACGACGAGGCGGTCGCCGAGATCGCCCAACTCGTGCCGGGGGTGCGGACCGCGCTCGTCGCCAGCCGCTGGAAGAGCGACGTGGTGGACCGGGCCAAAGCGGTGGGCGCGGCGACGCTCGTGCTGAACATCCGCCGCCTCACCCTGGAGGTCGTCGAGCAGGCGCACGCCGAAGGCCTGAAGGTCATCGGCTGGGTGGTGAACACCCAGGATCACCTGCGGCTGGCTCGCGGCCTGGGGCTGGACGGCGCGACCACCGACTTCCCGGAGATCCGCCGCGCCGGCCGTTTCACGGCGTAG
- a CDS encoding DUF6421 family protein codes for MTEILVHDAAAGAITAAQRVVEQPAWPALKNAVEEIRPWQSKDGSIDFDADGAPSPATVRATLDRVIAAIEELAPLLPHDAAYHRALVMDLRRWADGGFGVPDFLDSLLAFQPAKNRADGLQHLVVFAMYTQNGNPDRNLEAVVLRMVWPEWLAELEATRYDNPLFCGITFEDFTSGYDTNSAVLFPETIAVREAPERFSWGGIFCDREAARFRRVTEASVELLGVELPEDIRDMVGDQQRCEQAFVLWDMVHDRTHSHGDLPFDPFMIKQRQPFWMYGLEELRCDLTAFKEAVKLQADGFPQGRDVQYAVLFDRMFRFPVTGERVRNYDGLGGQLLFAYLHKHDVIRWTDNTLKIDWDRAPQVTNQLCGEIEKLYRDGIDRPKLVHWFAAYDLVSTYLAPHPGSRWAKGPDALDLTQPPRKLVDDVLSDEFPLSMFYEALSKKLKHVIASTKGITAAHAEQAAA; via the coding sequence ATGACGGAAATTCTTGTGCACGATGCCGCCGCCGGCGCGATAACTGCTGCACAGCGGGTGGTTGAGCAGCCGGCCTGGCCTGCGCTCAAGAATGCCGTGGAGGAGATCCGCCCCTGGCAGTCGAAGGACGGATCGATCGACTTCGACGCCGACGGCGCGCCCTCCCCGGCCACCGTCCGGGCGACGCTGGACCGGGTGATCGCCGCGATCGAGGAGCTTGCCCCGCTGCTCCCGCACGACGCCGCGTACCACCGCGCCCTTGTCATGGACCTGCGTCGCTGGGCGGACGGCGGCTTCGGCGTGCCGGACTTCCTCGACTCGCTGCTGGCCTTCCAGCCTGCCAAGAACCGCGCCGACGGCCTGCAGCACCTGGTCGTCTTCGCGATGTACACGCAGAACGGCAACCCGGACCGCAACCTCGAAGCGGTCGTGCTGCGGATGGTCTGGCCGGAGTGGCTCGCCGAGCTCGAAGCCACCCGTTATGACAACCCGCTGTTCTGCGGCATCACCTTCGAGGACTTCACCTCGGGTTACGACACCAACTCCGCGGTGCTCTTCCCGGAGACGATCGCCGTGCGCGAGGCGCCCGAGCGCTTCAGCTGGGGCGGCATCTTCTGCGACCGCGAGGCCGCTCGTTTCCGCCGCGTCACCGAGGCCTCCGTCGAACTGCTCGGGGTCGAGCTGCCCGAGGACATCCGCGACATGGTCGGCGACCAGCAGCGCTGCGAGCAGGCGTTCGTGCTGTGGGACATGGTCCACGACCGCACCCACAGCCACGGCGACCTGCCGTTCGACCCGTTCATGATCAAGCAGCGCCAGCCGTTCTGGATGTACGGCCTGGAGGAGCTGCGCTGTGACCTCACCGCCTTCAAGGAGGCCGTGAAGCTGCAGGCCGACGGATTCCCGCAGGGCCGCGACGTGCAGTACGCCGTGCTGTTCGACCGGATGTTCCGCTTCCCGGTCACCGGCGAGCGCGTCCGCAACTACGACGGTCTCGGCGGTCAGCTGCTCTTCGCGTACCTCCACAAGCACGATGTGATCCGCTGGACCGACAACACCCTGAAGATCGACTGGGACCGCGCCCCGCAGGTCACCAATCAGCTCTGCGGCGAGATCGAGAAGCTCTACCGCGACGGCATCGATCGCCCGAAGCTGGTCCACTGGTTCGCCGCGTACGACCTGGTCTCGACCTACCTCGCCCCGCACCCCGGCTCCCGCTGGGCCAAGGGCCCGGACGCCCTGGACCTGACGCAGCCGCCGCGCAAGCTCGTGGACGACGTGCTTTCGGACGAGTTTCCCCTGAGCATGTTCTATGAGGCGCTCTCCAAGAAGCTGAAGCATGTGATCGCCTCCACCAAGGGGATCACCGCCGCGCACGCCGAGCAGGCAGCCGCGTGA